In Larimichthys crocea isolate SSNF unplaced genomic scaffold, L_crocea_2.0 scaffold469, whole genome shotgun sequence, a genomic segment contains:
- the tk2 gene encoding thymidine kinase 2, mitochondrial isoform X2 — protein sequence MLSSFQGKLVRNGEEKKAVICIEGNIASGKTTCLNYFSETTNIEVLTEPVSKWRNVRGHNPLALMYEDPERWGITLQTYVQLTMLDRHLSTISSPVRMMERSIFSAKYIFVENLFRSGKMPEVDYTVLSEWFDWITTNISIPVDLIVYLQTSPETCHERLKQRCREEEKVIPLEYLESIHQLYEDWLIKQTSSPLPAPVLVIPADHDLQKMLHQYEENRDKILSASYL from the exons ATGTTGTCTTCCTTCCAAGGGAAGCTGGTGCGAAacggagaggaaaagaaagcagTG ATCTGTATCGAGGGGAACATTGCCAGTGGGAAGACAACATGTCTGAATTATTTCAGCGAAACTACCAATATAGAG GTCCTTACTGAACCGGTCTCTAAATGGAGGAATGTCCGTGGACACAACCCTCTG GCTCTGATGTATGAGGATCCTGAGCGCTGGGGCATCACACTGCAGACCTATGTTCAACTTACCATGCTGGATAGACACCTGTCGACCATA TCATCTCCTGTCAGGATGATGGAGAGGTCCATCTTCAGTGCCAAGTACATCTTTGTGGAGAATCTCTTCAGAAG tggaAAAATGCCAGAGGTGGACTACACTGTTCTCAGCGAGTGGTTTGATTGGATCACAACCAACATTTCCATTCCTGTTGATCTGATTG TCTACCTGCAGACGTCTCCTGAGACCTGCCATGAGAGGCTGaagcagagatgcagagaggaggagaaagtcaTTCCACTG GAGTACCTGGAGTCCATCCACCAGCTGTATGAGGACTGGCTCATTAAGCAAACGTCCTCCCCTCTTCCTGCCCCTGTTCTG gttaTACCTGCTGACCATGACCTCCAGAAGATGCTGCACCAGTATGAAGAAAACCGCGATAAAATCTTATCAGCTAGCTACCTCTGA
- the tk2 gene encoding thymidine kinase 2, mitochondrial isoform X1 — protein sequence MSAVGCRVTSLFSRVFARCTVSPAAAGVGGLNERITSRAGRVPLVQSRARSGACHLATGKLVRNGEEKKAVICIEGNIASGKTTCLNYFSETTNIEVLTEPVSKWRNVRGHNPLALMYEDPERWGITLQTYVQLTMLDRHLSTISSPVRMMERSIFSAKYIFVENLFRSGKMPEVDYTVLSEWFDWITTNISIPVDLIVYLQTSPETCHERLKQRCREEEKVIPLEYLESIHQLYEDWLIKQTSSPLPAPVLVIPADHDLQKMLHQYEENRDKILSASYL from the exons ATGTCGGCGGTCGGTTGTCGTGTAACGTCGTTGTTCAGTCGTGTATTTGCCCGGTGCACCGTGTCTCCGGCTGCAGCGGGCGTCGGTGGGTTGAACGAAAGGATAACGTCACGTGCCGGCAGAGTCCCATTGGTCCAGAGTAGAGCGCGGAGCGGCGCGTGTCACCTGGCTACAG GGAAGCTGGTGCGAAacggagaggaaaagaaagcagTG ATCTGTATCGAGGGGAACATTGCCAGTGGGAAGACAACATGTCTGAATTATTTCAGCGAAACTACCAATATAGAG GTCCTTACTGAACCGGTCTCTAAATGGAGGAATGTCCGTGGACACAACCCTCTG GCTCTGATGTATGAGGATCCTGAGCGCTGGGGCATCACACTGCAGACCTATGTTCAACTTACCATGCTGGATAGACACCTGTCGACCATA TCATCTCCTGTCAGGATGATGGAGAGGTCCATCTTCAGTGCCAAGTACATCTTTGTGGAGAATCTCTTCAGAAG tggaAAAATGCCAGAGGTGGACTACACTGTTCTCAGCGAGTGGTTTGATTGGATCACAACCAACATTTCCATTCCTGTTGATCTGATTG TCTACCTGCAGACGTCTCCTGAGACCTGCCATGAGAGGCTGaagcagagatgcagagaggaggagaaagtcaTTCCACTG GAGTACCTGGAGTCCATCCACCAGCTGTATGAGGACTGGCTCATTAAGCAAACGTCCTCCCCTCTTCCTGCCCCTGTTCTG gttaTACCTGCTGACCATGACCTCCAGAAGATGCTGCACCAGTATGAAGAAAACCGCGATAAAATCTTATCAGCTAGCTACCTCTGA
- the aprt gene encoding adenine phosphoribosyltransferase, with amino-acid sequence MAADREAKLQLVHRHIRAFPDFPKKGILFRDICPILKDPAALTAVTDLFEEHVRKNHPQVDLIVGLDARGFLFGPLLAQRLGVGFVLVRKKGKLPGPTLSVLYDLEYGKAEAEIQDDSVAPGQKILLIDDLLATGGTLYAACELMKKQQAEILGCMVIIELKELNGIEKVKPHSLFSLIQY; translated from the exons ATGGCAGCGGACCGTGAAGCCAAACTGCAGCTGGTTCACAGACACATCCGAGCTTTTCCAGACTTCCCGAAGAAAGGCATCCTGTTCAG AGATATCTGTCCTATTCTGAAGGATCCGGCCGCTCTGACAGCAGTAACCGACCTGTTTGAAGAACATGTTCGGAAGAATCATCCGCAGGTTGATCTGATCGTCG GTTTAGATGCTCGTGGTTTCCTGTTTGGGCCTCTGCTCGCCCAGCGGCTCGGTGTCGGCTTCGTCCTGGTCAGGAAGAAAGGGAAGCTGCCTGGACCCACTTTGTCTGTGCTTTATGATTTAGAGTATGGGAAG GCGGAGGCAGAGATCCAGGATGACTCAGTGGCTCCAGGACAGAAGATTCTGCTCATTGATGACCTTCTGGCCACTGGAG GGACTTTGTATGCAGCCTGTGAGTTGATGAAGAAGCAGCAGGCAGAAATTCTGGGCTGCATGGTGATCATCGAGCTTAAAGAGCTGAACGGCATCGAGAAAGTGAAACCACACAGTCTGTTCTCCCTGATTCAGTACTGA